The Halomicrobium zhouii region GTCGACACGCTCACCGACCTCTTTCGCCGCGTTCGCTACGGACGGGCCGAGGTGACCGACGAACGCGCCGAACGGGCACGGTCCGCCGCCGAGCGAGCGCGCGGTGGGACCGAGCACGCCGGGGCGGGCGACCCCGCGGCGGAGGACGGTCCGTGAGAGTCCACCGCCTGCCGCTGGCCGTCGGCGTCCTCGCCACGTTCGCCGGCCTCGGTCTCGTCGTGACCGGCGGACCCGCGCCCTCGCCCGGCCCGCGCACGCTCCCGTTCGCGATGGCCGTCCTCGCCGGTGGGGCCATCGCCGCCCTCTCCGTTCTCGTCCGGTCGGCCGAGGGGCCGACGACGGAGCCGTTGCCAGACCCCGGTACCACCGCGAACGCCCGGATTCCCGGCGAGCGAGTCGACGAACGCCTCGCCGGTGTGTCGTGGCGCGAGGGGGAGACGCGGGCCGAACTCGCCGACCGGATCGAGCGGGCGGCGGTCGCCACACTCGTGCGGACCGAGGGGTGGACGCCCGCGGAGGCCCGCGAGCGGCTTCGAGACGGCACGTGGACCGACGACGAGCGGGCCGCGGCGCTCCTGTCTGACGGCGAGGATCAACCGTCTGTGAGTGACCACGTGCGTGCGCTCGCGACCGGTGAGACGCCCTTCCAGCGCCGGGCCGACCACGCGGTGGCCGAACTCCACCGCCGGGTGGTCGACGGATGACCGACGCCGACCGCGTGGAGATACTGTCGGAGCGCCGGACGAACCGGTGGGTCGGGCTGGCCGGCGGGGCGCTGGCGGCCGCCGCGCTGGGACTGGTGCTCCGGTCTGCCGGGCTGTTGCTGGTCGCCGGCGTCGGCGTGGCACTTGTCGCCTACGAGCGCGTCGCTGCGCCACCGCCGGTCTCGATCGCTCTCGAACGTCGCTTCGACCCGGCCGAGCCGGGCGTCGGCGAGTCCGTCACCGTCACACTCACCGTCGAGAACGTCGGCGAACGGACCATCGCGGACCTGCGACTCGCGGACGGCGTCCCCGACGGGGTTCGCGTCGTCGACGGCGACGCCCGTCTCGCGACTGCACTCCGGTCTGGGGCGGCGACGACGCTCACCTACGAGATACGCGGCGGCCGAGAGCGCACCGCGTTCGACCCGGCCCACGTCGCCGTCCGGGACGTCACCGGGGTCGTCGAACGCCGGGCCCGGGTGGCCGCGGCGACCGAGACGCTGACCTGGCCCACGAACGCCGACGCGTCGACGATCCCGCTCAGTCCTCGCCGCTTGGGTGCGGTGGGCGACCTGGTGACCCGGGACGCCGGCGAGGGGCTGGCGTTCCACGCCGTCCGCGAGCACCGGCCCGGCGACCCGCTGGGCAGGGTCGACTGGCACCGACTCGCCAGGACTGGTACCCTCGCGACCGTCGAGTTCCAGCGCGAGCGGACGGCGACGGTCGTCGTCGTCGTCGACTCGCGCCCGGCGGCGAATCTGGCGCCCGGCGAGCACAGCGAGACGGCCGTCGAACGCAGCAGCGCCGCTGCACGGACGCTCGTCGAGACGTTCGGGGACGCCGGGCACCGGACCGGCCTGGCCGCGCTCGGCCCGACGCCGTGCTGGCTGCCGCCCGGTCGCGGTGCCTCCCATCGCCGTCGACTCCAGGACCGCCTCGCCGGCCATTCGGCGTTCGCGGCGTCGGGCGCGGACAGTGCGGACACCGCGGACACCGTGGACACCGGTTCGGAATCCAGCGACGACGGTCGCGGACGCGTCCTGTCCGAGCCACCGGGGGACGCGACGGTCGTCTTCCTGAGCCCGCTCTGTGACGGGGACGCCGCGGCGTTCGTCCGTCGGCTCGTGGCCCGTGAGTTCTCCGTCGCCGTCCTCAGCCCGGACCCGACCGCAGCGGGGACGACCGGCCAGCGGTTGGTCGCTCTCGAACGCCGTGAACGCCTGTGGACGGTGCGCTCGCTCGGCGTCGCCGTCCACGACTGGGAGTCCGACGAATCCCTGGATCGGCTCCTCACGCGCACGGAGGGACGGCCAGCGTGACTGGCTCTGCGAGCGGTATCGGGAACGCCTCCGCAGGCCGGATCACCGGTGGTGCCGCCGCGATGGCTGGACTTTCGGCGTTCGTCCTGACCGGCGTCGACACGCTCGCGACCCTCGTCGGCGTCGCGAGCGTCCTCCTGTTGCTGACCGCGCTGGGCCGGTCGAGTCGCGTCCTCGCGACGCTGGCGGGCGTCGGGCTGTTCGGCGAACTCGTCCTCGCGGCCGCGAGCGGCGCGCCCGCCGGTCCGCTGCTGGCCGCGGCCGTCGGGATTATCCTTTCGTGGACGTTCGCCCACGCCGCCATCGACCTGGCCGAGAGCGTCGGCACTGCCCCCAGTCGCGACCTCGAACTCGCCCACCTCGCCGGCACGACGGCCGTGGTGGCGGGCCCGGCCGTTGCGCTCTACCTCGTCTACTCGGTCGAGTGGGGGTCGGTTCCGCCGCTCGCGCTCGCACTGATCCTCTTCGGCGCCGTCAGCCTGACCGCCGCACTCCGCCGGTGAGTCCACGACGACCACTCTCCCGCCGGTGTGACGGTCGCTTTCGGCGGTCCGACTGACCGTTCCGAGAGGGGAGCGCGCGCGAGGATTTCGGGCCACATTCGGCTATTTTTGCGGAAACGCCCTGGACGAACGTCGGAATCGGTGGCTGTGGGGCGTCTCCTTTCTGGACGGCCAACCACCTTATATCCATAATATTGTGCCCTAATCTGGACGGCCGTCTATTAATCTAGCACAGGATCTGGTTATCTTCAAGCTAACCCTTATGTAGTGTGATTCCCACCCCTCCTCCGTGAACTGCATGACAAAGTCGGGCGTTTACGAGAGAATGTTGGACGTTCAATCACGATAAGCAGCCAAAACCACCAAAGTGAACATCATAATGTCATTCGCACCACTGCAAATCGATCCAGCGGTACTCGCCGAGGGTGTCAACCTCATGTGGGTACTCGTCGTAACGTTCCTGATCTTCTTCATGCACGCCGGCTTCGCCATGCTCGAGGCGGGGCAGGTGCGCTCGAAGAACGTGGCGAACCAGCTCACGAAGAACCTCCTGACCTGGTCGGTCGGGGTCGTCATGTTCTTCCTGATCGGCAGCGGGATCTCGAGCCTCGTCGGTGGCTCGGGCTTCGCGAGTGCCGCTCTCGTCGGCAGCTCGGGTGACTGGGTCGGCTGGCTGTTCGGCGCGGTGTTCGCCATGACCGCGGCGACCATCGTCTCCGGCGCCGTCGCCGGCCGCGCGAAGCTCCGCGCGTACGTGACCTACACCATCCTGCTGGCCGCAGTCATCTACCCCGTCGTCACCGGGCTGACCTGGGGCGGCGGCTTCATCGCCTCGCTGGGATACCAGGACTTCGCGGGCGGGATGATCGTCCACGGGATGGGCGGCATCGCCGGTCTCACCGCGGCCTGGGTACTCGGCCCGCGCATCGGGCGGTACAACAAGGACGGCTCCGTCAACGTCATCCCCGGCCACTCGCTGACCTTCGCCGTGCTCGGGACGCTCATCCTCGCGTTCGGCTGGTACGGCTTCAACGTCGGCACGGCCGCGACCGTCTTCGCCGTCGAGGACGGCGCGCTCACCCTGGGCGCGTTCAGCTACGTCGGTCGCGTCGCCATGACGACGACCATCGCCATGGCCTGCGGTGCCATCGGCGCGAGCGCGGTCTCGCTGATCAAGACCGGGAAGGTCGACACGCTGTACGTCGCCAACGGCCTGCTCGCGGGCCTCGTCGGCATCACCGCTATCCCGGACACCACCACCTGGTGGGGCGCGTTCGTGGTCGGTGGCATCGCCGGCGCCCAGCTCCCCATCGTCTTCGGCTTCGTCGAGAAGCGCCTGAAGATCGACGACGTCTGCGCCGTCTTCCCGGTCCACGGGAGCGCGGGCGTCATCGGGACCCTGCTGTTTCCCTTCGTGGCCACGTCGAGCGCCCTCGAAGGAACCACGATGGTCGGCGCGTTCATCGACCAGGTGGTCTTCGTCGTCATCGTCGCCGGCTGGACCATCGCCGCGACCGCACTCGTGTTCGGCGTC contains the following coding sequences:
- a CDS encoding ammonium transporter; translated protein: MSFAPLQIDPAVLAEGVNLMWVLVVTFLIFFMHAGFAMLEAGQVRSKNVANQLTKNLLTWSVGVVMFFLIGSGISSLVGGSGFASAALVGSSGDWVGWLFGAVFAMTAATIVSGAVAGRAKLRAYVTYTILLAAVIYPVVTGLTWGGGFIASLGYQDFAGGMIVHGMGGIAGLTAAWVLGPRIGRYNKDGSVNVIPGHSLTFAVLGTLILAFGWYGFNVGTAATVFAVEDGALTLGAFSYVGRVAMTTTIAMACGAIGASAVSLIKTGKVDTLYVANGLLAGLVGITAIPDTTTWWGAFVVGGIAGAQLPIVFGFVEKRLKIDDVCAVFPVHGSAGVIGTLLFPFVATSSALEGTTMVGAFIDQVVFVVIVAGWTIAATALVFGVLKAIGQARVTPEHERDGLDISEHGVDTYPEFGVDDGVATDGGSIVRTDGSVAGSEVTDNE
- a CDS encoding DUF7519 family protein, producing the protein MTGSASGIGNASAGRITGGAAAMAGLSAFVLTGVDTLATLVGVASVLLLLTALGRSSRVLATLAGVGLFGELVLAAASGAPAGPLLAAAVGIILSWTFAHAAIDLAESVGTAPSRDLELAHLAGTTAVVAGPAVALYLVYSVEWGSVPPLALALILFGAVSLTAALRR
- a CDS encoding DUF58 domain-containing protein, which translates into the protein MTDADRVEILSERRTNRWVGLAGGALAAAALGLVLRSAGLLLVAGVGVALVAYERVAAPPPVSIALERRFDPAEPGVGESVTVTLTVENVGERTIADLRLADGVPDGVRVVDGDARLATALRSGAATTLTYEIRGGRERTAFDPAHVAVRDVTGVVERRARVAAATETLTWPTNADASTIPLSPRRLGAVGDLVTRDAGEGLAFHAVREHRPGDPLGRVDWHRLARTGTLATVEFQRERTATVVVVVDSRPAANLAPGEHSETAVERSSAAARTLVETFGDAGHRTGLAALGPTPCWLPPGRGASHRRRLQDRLAGHSAFAASGADSADTADTVDTGSESSDDGRGRVLSEPPGDATVVFLSPLCDGDAAAFVRRLVAREFSVAVLSPDPTAAGTTGQRLVALERRERLWTVRSLGVAVHDWESDESLDRLLTRTEGRPA
- a CDS encoding DUF7269 family protein: MRVHRLPLAVGVLATFAGLGLVVTGGPAPSPGPRTLPFAMAVLAGGAIAALSVLVRSAEGPTTEPLPDPGTTANARIPGERVDERLAGVSWREGETRAELADRIERAAVATLVRTEGWTPAEARERLRDGTWTDDERAAALLSDGEDQPSVSDHVRALATGETPFQRRADHAVAELHRRVVDG